Proteins encoded in a region of the Paenibacillus pedocola genome:
- a CDS encoding IS110 family transposase — translation MIQPDKLVYVGVDLHKQHHTAVIIDCWNRKLGEIKFDNKPTAFPLLEKEVKKHTKKGMSVVYGLEDVGGYGRGLAVYLTEKGCSVKEVNAKLANSRRKSHVTIQKSDSWDAECVAKVVRDELYNLPDAKPMDLFWAISQLVTQRNWQSKNLINVVKRLHQQLSYHYPSYKKFYSEIDGKTALAFWHKYPSPNHLSGVGVEELAKYLRKLSNNGLSTKKAEQILILVAEDGDTTRDFQDQRDFIVKGLVRNIRFYKRELGRVEEEIRGLMKELGFQLESMTGIDLVTAAELVAEIGDIHRFATPDKLARFAGIAPIIVGSGNKVRNYKSKQGNRVLHDIIKSLAIRQLLVTRSTKVPRNPYFHAYYEQRLAAGKTKQQAVVCIMRKLVNVIYYMMKTQASYVIPEVSIPQAG, via the coding sequence ATGATACAACCGGATAAATTAGTCTATGTAGGTGTTGACCTACACAAACAGCATCATACAGCAGTCATTATCGATTGTTGGAATCGGAAGCTAGGAGAAATTAAGTTCGATAACAAGCCGACAGCCTTCCCGTTACTTGAAAAGGAAGTAAAGAAACACACTAAAAAGGGTATGTCCGTGGTTTATGGGTTAGAAGATGTAGGCGGCTATGGCAGAGGATTAGCAGTTTACTTGACTGAAAAAGGTTGCTCCGTGAAGGAGGTCAATGCGAAACTGGCAAACAGCAGACGTAAGAGTCACGTAACCATACAGAAGTCGGATTCATGGGATGCAGAATGTGTAGCAAAGGTTGTACGGGATGAACTTTACAACCTACCGGATGCCAAGCCGATGGATCTATTCTGGGCAATTAGTCAGCTTGTCACTCAACGAAATTGGCAATCCAAGAATTTAATCAACGTGGTTAAGCGACTTCATCAGCAACTCAGCTATCATTATCCCAGTTATAAAAAGTTCTATTCGGAAATTGACGGGAAGACCGCTTTAGCCTTTTGGCATAAATATCCTTCCCCGAATCATTTGTCAGGGGTCGGGGTGGAGGAACTGGCGAAGTATCTCCGTAAGTTGAGTAACAACGGGTTGTCAACTAAGAAGGCAGAGCAGATTCTAATTCTTGTAGCTGAGGATGGGGACACCACAAGAGATTTCCAAGATCAAAGGGATTTCATTGTCAAAGGACTTGTTCGGAATATCCGCTTTTATAAAAGGGAGTTGGGTCGGGTCGAAGAAGAAATCAGGGGGCTAATGAAAGAGCTTGGTTTCCAACTGGAAAGCATGACAGGCATTGACCTTGTAACTGCGGCGGAACTGGTTGCAGAGATTGGCGATATTCACCGCTTTGCTACTCCTGATAAACTTGCTCGATTTGCCGGAATCGCTCCTATTATCGTTGGCTCAGGGAATAAGGTCAGAAACTACAAAAGCAAGCAAGGGAACAGAGTTTTACATGACATCATTAAATCTCTTGCCATCCGACAACTTCTCGTTACACGTTCTACGAAAGTACCCCGCAACCCCTACTTCCATGCCTACTACGAGCAGAGATTGGCGGCAGGAAAAACCAAACAGCAAGCCGTTGTATGTATCATGCGGAAGCTAGTCAATGTTATCTACTACATGATGAAAACCCAAGCGTCATATGTAATCCCAGAAGTATCCATACCACAAGCAGGATGA
- a CDS encoding recombinase family protein, translating into MNVIGYVRVSTSGQAKDGYSLAYQQAEIRSYCQEQGWDLKHVFTDEGISGAKVDEDALEVDRIGFQSLLSALSTRTYDAVVVLNTSRLWRSDIVKVLVHREFKRYGVDVKSIEQPTYSIHKKDPSDFLINGLMELLDQYQRLEIALKLGRGRNQKAEQGGYAGGRAAFGYNAKKGQKSIVVNETQARIVRRLFDIREQHPAGTLSELASQLNQEGFTTQQGKLFTKVQVKRILDRRDFYQGTYRYGNIEAVGLHQALI; encoded by the coding sequence ATGAATGTAATCGGTTATGTAAGAGTTTCGACAAGTGGACAAGCCAAGGATGGTTACAGTCTAGCCTATCAACAAGCTGAAATCCGCTCGTATTGTCAGGAGCAAGGATGGGACTTGAAACACGTCTTTACAGATGAGGGCATCAGTGGAGCGAAGGTGGATGAGGATGCTCTTGAAGTGGACAGAATTGGCTTTCAGAGCCTGCTATCAGCTCTATCCACCCGAACCTATGACGCAGTTGTCGTACTCAATACAAGCCGTTTATGGCGGTCTGACATCGTGAAGGTGTTGGTTCATCGAGAGTTCAAGAGGTACGGTGTAGATGTAAAAAGCATTGAACAACCGACCTACAGCATTCATAAGAAAGACCCAAGTGATTTCTTGATTAATGGACTCATGGAATTGCTTGACCAGTATCAGAGGTTAGAAATTGCGTTAAAGCTTGGCAGAGGACGTAACCAGAAAGCGGAGCAAGGGGGTTATGCCGGAGGTCGGGCGGCATTTGGTTACAACGCCAAAAAGGGACAGAAGTCCATTGTAGTCAATGAAACACAGGCAAGAATCGTTCGTCGGCTCTTTGACATAAGGGAACAGCACCCTGCAGGGACGTTATCTGAACTAGCGTCACAGTTAAATCAAGAAGGTTTTACTACTCAACAAGGAAAGTTATTCACCAAAGTACAAGTGAAGCGGATTTTAGACCGTAGAGACTTTTACCAAGGCACTTATCGTTATGGAAACATCGAAGCCGTTGGGCTTCACCAAGCACTCATCTAG